In Podospora pseudopauciseta strain CBS 411.78 chromosome 3, whole genome shotgun sequence, one genomic interval encodes:
- the HELLF gene encoding Prion amyloid fibrils-forming protein (COG:S; EggNog:ENOG503PD47), with translation MDPLSVTASAVALATAALQSAKALHDLVDGLADAPHSVSHSKSLLSQTQTTLGTLARTLETNCAPDTVDSVLKEIELNKVLESTKSICQGFTAAITRVTSHSTDSHFSKRDRLAVYFKDTKINKLNKDLADCQRTITMVLSSITLIVSSRTSGNIDQLRTQFATQEQALANLSAQLSIREPEPQADDDGIAAEGDSSARLTDSLRDVCQKTLSVTRAWRTGQKFGDMKTDDHSIAMQGIVGVAQPGVDQSFGSLTTTKSSRAFQGQMDAGSFSNLFSK, from the exons ATGGATCCCCTCAGCGTTACTGCCAGTGCTGTAGCCCTTGCGACTGCCGCGTTACAGAGCGCTAAGGCTCTTCACGACCTGGTTGATGGACTCGCGGATGCGCCACATTCTGTTTCGCACAGCAAGAGCCTTCTTTCCCAGACCCAAACAACGTTAGGTACTCTAGCGCGAACACTCGAAACGAATTGTGCGCCTGACACAGTCGATTCCGTTCTCAAAGAGATAGAGCTTAACAAGGTGTTGGAGTCGACAAAGTCTATTTGTCAAGGATTCACAGCTGCCATTACAAGAGTTACCAGCCATTCAACGGATTCGCATTTCAGCAAACGCGACAGACTCGCCGTATACTTTAAAGACACAAAGATAAATAAACTAAACAAAGATTTGGCAGACTGTCAAAGAACCATCACGATGGTTCTATCTTCAATCACGCT GATTGTTTCGAGCCGCACCTCTGGGAATATCGATCAGCTTCGGACTCAATTCGCTACACAGGAGCAGGCTCTAGCCAATTTGAGTGCACAACTATCGATAAGAGAACCAGAGCCACAAGCAGATGACGACGGCATAGCTGCTGAGGGAGACTCGAGCGCACGGTTAACGGACAGCCTTAGAGATGTCTGCCAGAAGACTCTGTCGGTGACCCGCGCATGGCGTACTGGGCAGAAATTTGGTGATATGAAGACAGACGACCATTCGATTGCTATGCAAGGGATAGTCGGCGTGGCACAGCCAGGCGTGGACCAGTCGTTTGGCAGCTTAACGACCACGAAGAGTAGCCGTGCATTTCAAGGGCAAATGGATGCAGGCTCTTTTAGCAACCTCTTCAGCAAATGA
- a CDS encoding hypothetical protein (EggNog:ENOG503P2CS; COG:S), translating to MCDFLIGTGSISRRGLDALLNRLRPSAWQRFVQQPCIFLAHKLYTWRQIIPIQPIHPVSVVCISDTHNSQPALPDGDILIHAGDLTQSGSLQELQTAVTWLRAQSHPVKIVVAGNHDLLLDESYTGHRGDNFNAGKAAGKMINWGDIIYLENSETTVTCANGRQLRVYGSPRSPRHGNWAFQYPRSKDVWTGATPKGVDILITHGPPRAHLDLQRLGCDYLLRELWRVRPKLHVFGHVHEGAGTEWLQFDGLQRAYEETVITGGGFWNLLWTLKAFLLTLFGTAAEAKYLLVNAAMVGGLRDDERRRPVKVMI from the coding sequence ATGTGCGACTTTCTGATCGGGACAGGCAGTATTTCAAGGCGAGGTCTCGATGCGCTGCTCAACCGGCTACGTCCCAGCGCCTGGCAGCGATTTGTTCAACAACCATGCATTTTCCTCGCGCACAAGCTCTACACGTGGAGACAAATTATTCCCATACAGCCGATACACCCCGTCTCAGTTGTTTGTATTTCCGACACCCACAACAGCCAACCCGCGCTGCCGGACGGTGACATTCTCATCCACGCCGGCGACCTTACGCAGTCGGGATCCTTACAGGAACTGCAGACTGCAGTTACATGGCTGCGCGCCCAGTCACACCCTGTCAAGATCGTCGTTGCAGGAAACCACGACTTACTCCTCGACGAATCCTATACAGGCCATCGCGGTGATAACTTCAATGCAGGAAAGGCGGCTGGCAAGATGATCAACTGGGGCGATATCATCTATCTCGAGAACAGTGAGACGACTGTTACCTGCGCCAACGGTCGCCAACTACGCGTTTACGGCAGTCCTCGCTCCCCTCGCCATGGGAACTGGGCCTTCCAGTATCCCCGCAGCAAAGACGTCTGGACGGGAGCGACACCAAAAGGTGTCGATATACTGATTACCCATGGGCCTCCGCGTGCACATCTCGATCTGCAAAGACTAGGTTGTGACTACCTGTTGCGGGAACTATGGCGAGTTCGCCCCAAGCTGCATGTGTTTGGACATGTTCATGAGGGTGCGGGTACGGAGTGGCTGCAGTTTGATGGGTTGCAGAGAGCATATGAAGAGACTGTAATTACCGGCGGTGGGTTCTGGAATCTTTTATGGACGCTGAAGGCGTTTTTACTCACACTTTTCGGCACTGCTGCCGAGGCGAAATACCTGCTTGTTAATGCAGCCATGGTAGGCGGCCTACGGGATGACGAGCGAAGGCGACCGGTCAAGGTGATGATATAG
- a CDS encoding hypothetical protein (EggNog:ENOG503P99J; COG:H): MPRKVRYNLAASLDGFIATPTGSYSWIVDDKTIDFDSLYAQFGCFVMGRTTHEAYLAMDPAENPLRAYYKTGSVVVVGDTLDRDLETQVEVVKLGEVESFVRALKGREGGKDGDIWLMGGGKLAGEMLRLGLVDTVEVAVMPVLLGEGVKMFEGKGREEGWRLELRGCERKETGILMLEYDVLYEEPWR, encoded by the coding sequence ATGCCCCGCAAAGTCCGGTACAACCTCGCCGCCTCGCTCGACGGCTTTATAGCCACCCCCACCGGCTCCTACAGCTGGATCGTCGACGACAAGACCATTGATTTCGATAGCCTGTACGCCCAGTTCGGCTGCTTTGTCATGGGCCGAACAACACACGAGGCATATCTTGCCATGGACCCCGCAGAGAACCCGTTGCGGGCTTACTACAAAACAGGGAgcgtggttgttgttggcgacACCCTGGATCGAGATCTGGAGACACAGGTTGAGGTTGTGAAGCTAGGGGAGGTGGAGTCTTTTGTCAGGGCGCtcaaggggagggaggggggaaaggatGGTGATATCTGGCTCATGGGTGGGGGCAAGTTGGCGGGGGAGATGCTGAGGTTGGGACTGGTTGAcacggtggaggtggcggttATGCCGGTgttgctgggggagggggtgaagatgtttgagggaaagggaagagaggaagggtGGAGGTTGGAGTTGAGGGGATGTGAGAGGAAAGAGACGGGGATTTTGATGCTGGAGTATGATGTTCTTTATGAGGAGCCCTGGAGATGA
- the FNT1 gene encoding NB-ARC domain and tetratricopeptide repeat-containing NOD-like receptor (COG:Z; EggNog:ENOG503NWHJ), giving the protein MARAGQHVEQCFGNAEASHGGLLFQGHVNGSFHIHHETQAKQHAAQRIIPFPRNEDVVDRYILAELDQLLPPSPDYQSAALWGLGGSGKTQIALEYAYRRSRDPACSVFWVHADNETTFTQDYKVIAKRLGLADGLNGPELLMAVRERIEASPCWLLILDNADNLAVFGVGRTQSSRDQVQDTEEKQSLYDFVPRGPAGTVLWTSRDKRISGSLVGGRRAINVASMTEGEAKILLETVMCREIAEEESHNAMALLAELDLLPLAVSQAAAYMGRTATPIGEYLSKLKRRIKRWQLLSETEFDRHRRADVSNSVMQTWGISIEHIRQENQMAYNILHSLAFLDNQNIPLELVAKAAEIIARPTRYEKTASAKSVCIKDQNEHQDEHQDDDNKVLAAIVLLQHFSFLHPRTSGERYGAYEMHKLVQEATQYSLSQEDRRTDQWHFSEVALRAATSLFPERRRELWGECERYLRHAQLAAGWAGLCRGGVEAAALLTRVSDYLYDRGRWGEREPVDLRAYEYRRELLGDKHPDTIRSMAELATTYHAQGRYKEAEKISVEVLALRRDVLGDKHPDTIWSMAELATTYHAQGRYKEAEKISVEVLALRRDGRYKEAEKNYMEVLALRRDVLGDKHPDTIWSMASLATTYHAQGRYEEAEKIKVEVLVLQRDVLGDKHPDTIRSMASLATTYHAQGRYEEAEKISVEVLVLQRDVLGDKHPDTIRSMAELATTYHAQGRYEEAEKIKVEVLVLQRDVLGDKHPDTIRSMASLATTYHAQGRYEEAEKIKVEVLVLQRDVLGDKHPDTIRSMASLATTYHAQGRYEEAEKISVEVLVLQRDVLGDKHPDTIRSMAELATTYHAQGRCWPKLIPLPKDLYAP; this is encoded by the exons ATGGCGCGGGCGGGGCAACATGTGGAGCAGTGTTTTGGGAATGCGGAAGCTTCCCACGGCGGCTTGCTGTTCCAGGGTCACGTTAACGGATCTTTCCACATCCATC ACGAAACACAGGCGAAACAGCACGCTGCGCAGCGGATTATCCCGTTCCCGCGCAATGAGGACGTAGTGGACCGCTACATcctcgccgagctcgacCAGCTTCTACCCCCCTCGCCCGACTACCAGAGCGCGGCGCTCTGGGGTCTCGGCGGCTCCGG CAAAACGCAGATTGCGCTCGAGTATGCCTACCGCCGGAGCCGTGACCCCGCCTGCTCTGTGTTCTGGGTCCACGCCGACAACGAGACGACATTTACGCAGGACTACAAGGTAATTGCAAAGAGGCTGGGCCTGGCGGATGGTCTGAATGGTCCAGAGCTGTTAATGGCCGTGCGTGAGCGGATCGAGGCGAGCCCGTGCTGGCTGCTTATTCTCGATAACGCCGACAACCTCGCTGTGTTTGGGGTGGGCCGGACACAATCAAGCAGAGACCAAGTTCAGGACACAGAAGAGAAGCAAAGTCTGTATGATTTCGTGCCCCGGGGCCCCGCAGGGACGGTGCTGTGGACAAGTCGTGATAAGCGGATCAGCGGCAGCCTTGTGGGCGGCCGACGAGCGATCAATGTCGCTAGCATgacggagggagaggcgAAGATATTGCTCGAAACGGTCATGTGTAGAGAgattgccgaggaggagtccCACAACGCTATGGCGCTACTTGCCGAGCTCGACTTGCTCCCGCTCGCGGTATCACAGGCGGCAGCATATATGGGAAGGACGGCCACCCCAATCGGCGAGTATTTATCAAAGCTAAAGAGACGTATAAAGAGATGGCAACTGCTCAGCGAGACGGAGTTCGACCGACACCGCAGAGCGGATGTGTCGAACAGCGTCATGCAGACGTGGGGTATCTCAATCGAGCACATCCGACAGGAGAACCAGATGGCCTACAATATCCTCCACTCGCTTGCATTTTTAGATAACCAAAACATCccgttggagttggtggcGAAGGCAGCCGAGATAATAGCAAGACCGACCAGATATGAAAAAACCGCAAGCGCGAAGTCCGTATGCATCAAGGACCAGAACGAGCACCAAGACGAGCACCAGGACGATGATAACAAAGTCCTAGCAGCAATAGTTCTTCTACAACACTTTTCGTTCCTACATCCGCGCACGTCCGGCGAACGGTACGGGGCCTACGAGATGCACAAACTCGTACAGGAGGCTACACAGTATAGCTTAAGCCAAGAGGATCGGCGGACGGACCAATGGCATTTTTCGGAGGTAGCTCTTCGTGCTGCCACATCTCTATTTCCGGAGAGGCGACGAGAATTATGGGGAGAGTGCGAGAGATATCTCAGACATGCACAGCTTGCGGCCGGATGGGCCGGGTTGTGTAGGGGTGGGGTAGAGGCAGCGGCGCTGTTGACTCGAGTATCGGACTATCTGTATGACcgtgggaggtggggagaGCGGGAGCCTGTGGACCTAAGAGCCTATGAGTATCGGAGGGAACTTCTCGGCGACAAGCATCCTGACACGATTAGGAGTATGGCGGAGCTAGCCACCACATACCATGCTCAGGGGAGGTATAAGGAAGCGGAGAAGATATCAGTGGAAGTGCTGGCACTACGGCGCGACGTTCTCGGCGACAAGCATCCTGACACGATCTGGAGCATGGCGGAGCTAGCCACCACATACCATGCTCAGGGGAGGTataaggaggcggagaagataTCAGTGGAAGTGCTGGCACTACGGCGCGAC GGGAGGTataaggaggcggagaagaatTACATGGAAGTGCTGGCACTACGGCGTGACGTTCTCGGCGACAAGCATCCTGACACGATCTGGAGCATGGCGTCGCTAGCCACCACATACCATGCTCAGGGGAGGTATGAGGAAGCGGAGAAAATTAAAGTGGAAGTGCTGGTACTACAGCGTGACGTTCTCGGCGACAAGCATCCTGACACGATTAGGAGTATGGCGTCGCTAGCCACCACATACCATGCTCAGGGGAGGTATGAGGAAGCGGAGAAGATATCAGTGGAAGTGCTGGTACTACAGCGTGACGTTCTCGGCGACAAGCATCCTGACACGATTAGGAGTATGGCGGAGCTAGCCACCACATACCATGCTCAGGGGAGGTATGAGGAAGCGGAGAAAATTAAAGTGGAAGTGCTGGTACTACAGCGTGACGTTCTCGGCGACAAGCATCCTGACACGATTAGGAGTATGGCGTCGCTAGCCACCACATACCATGCTCAGGGGAGGTATGAGGAAGCGGAGAAAATTAAAGTGGAAGTGCTGGTACTACAGCGTGACGTTCTCGGCGACAAGCATCCTGACACGATTAGGAGTATGGCGTCGCTAGCCACCACATACCATGCTCAGGGGAGGTATGAGGAAGCGGAGAAGATATCAGTGGAAGTGCTGGTACTACAGCGTGACGTTCTCGGCGACAAGCATCCTGACACGATTAGGAGTATGGCGGAGCTAGCCACCACATACCATGCTCAGGGGAG GTGCTGGCCCAAGCTCATCCCTCTGCCCAAAGATCTTTACGCGCCTTGA
- a CDS encoding hypothetical protein (EggNog:ENOG503P7ST) — MSNLARAISKVFRQEPNNATADTTAPTVAWLLDHRDERKGQPAHSKGKTPTASLYRMYEYLVTGYITGLRSEIEYFYNQPSWAVSDIPDPIDPDPERYAILAVLPSYLVTAFNRLIERGLPRGSPAIITGAAAENALKAREIVLETEPAWVVKVPALRQTLIIPDKSGKRPGEESRSKRFLDMNIIAEEPHVLFV, encoded by the coding sequence ATGTCTAACCTTGCGCGTGCCATTTCCAAGGTCTTCCGCCAGGAGCCGAACAACGCAACCGccgacaccaccgccccaacAGTGGCATGGCTCTTGGACCACCGAGATGAACGCAAGGGGCAACCAGCACACAGCAAAGGCAAGACCCCCACAGCATCCCTGTACCGCATGTACGAGTATCTGGTCACCGGGTACATCACCGGCCTGCGATCTGAAATCGAGTACTTCTATAACCAACCATCGTGGGCTGTTTCCGACATCCCGGACCCTATCGACCCAGACCCGGAGCGGTACGCCATCCTCGCTGTCTTGCCATCATATCTAGTAACGGCATTCAACCGTCTGATCGAGCGCGGACTGCCGCGCGGCAGTCCCGCTATTATCACTGGCGCCGCAGCGGAGAATGCGTTGAAAGCCCGGGAGATTGTTCTGGAAACGGAACCGGCCTGGGTGGTAAAGGTGCCGGCGTTGCGGCAGACTTTGATTATACCAGATAAGTCCGGTAAGcggccgggggaggagagcagGAGCAAGCGATTTTTGGACATGAATATCATTGCGGAGGAGCCTCACGTACTTTTTGTATAA
- a CDS encoding hypothetical protein (EggNog:ENOG503P7DP; COG:S) codes for MASFTFLLFFLAILTNHRVLSQQAVSKCFYPNGDEAPGDFPCNQDANGASVCCNGDKGYTCMTNKYCRGPRQELVRGSCTDSSFPSADCPKPCGNGTPGDIVSCSNVTNTDTAFCCPGDAGCCNSGNGQFDVFPSRPKVWAEWSRSSKKFVVLEALATSTTSRSSSTRVSTSKTPIETVSGTKTDSTSDRETASPSPSSTPDFSVPPKSNTSPLPVPPASEGLTTGAKAGIAVGAVAGTILLIAVVFMAYKLKKYKQGQGGSYEHHTPQSNWSTAVTEVNGNNGTGYVYGTAPKELPSAWERPVNAQEMDDGTNQRYNNRPAEMDGQGYR; via the coding sequence ATGGCATCCTTCACATTCCTCCTATTCTTCCTCGCGATACTCACAAACCACCGCGTGCTCTCGCAGCAAGCTGTCAGCAAATGCTTCTACCCCAACGGCGACGAAGCCCCCGGCGACTTCCCGTGCAACCAAGACGCGAATGGCGCGTCAGTCTGCTGCAATGGCGATAAAGGGTACACGTGCATGACAAACAAATACTGCCGTGGCCCAAGACAGGAACTCGTCAGGGGCTCATGCACCGATTCATCCTTTCCTTCCGCCGACTGCCCGAAACCATGCGGAAACGGAACCCCGGGCGACATCGTCTCCTGCTCCAACGTCACCAATACCGACACTGCCTTCTGCTGTCCAGGAGACGCTGGCTGTTGCAACAGTGGGAACGGCCAGTTTGACGTCTTTCCCTCGCGGCCAAAAGTCTGGGCGGAGTGGTCAAGGTCTTCGAAGAAGTTCGTCGTTTTGGAGGCCCTTGCCACATCAACGACAAGCAGGTCTTCGTCGACGCGGGTTTCGACATCGAAAACACCAATCGAGACAGTCTCGGGCACAAAGACAGACTCTACATCAGACCGGGAAACtgcctccccatccccatcttcAACGCCCGACTTTTCCGTCCCACCCAAATCCAACACCTCGCCTTTACCAGTCCCGCCAGCATCAGAAGGtctcaccaccggcgccaAAGCCGGTATTGCTGTTGGAGCTGTGGCCGGTACGATACTGCTCATCGCGGTGGTGTTTATGGCTTACAAGCTCAAAAAGTACAAGCAAGGGCAGGGTGGCAGTTATGAGCATCACACACCGCAGAGCAACTGGAGCACTGCTGTCACCGAGGTAAACGGCAACAACGGTACCGGCTACGTCTACGGGACTGCGCCAAAGGAGCTGCCTTCTGCGTGGGAGAGGCCGGTGAATGCGCAGGAGATGGACGACGGTACGAATCAGAGGTACAACAACCGACCGGCGGAGATGGACGGGCAGGGGTATAGGTAA
- a CDS encoding hypothetical protein (EggNog:ENOG503NVBC; COG:C), translated as MALATLSLSTRTTARAIQRNFITKQPTASRLSFPVCGDVTRPLTAPFATAYMHTAVSSRTNTSPSSSRNTSPRLQFFPRYSQVNKFPLAATMATIASSNPQHTMQTSGAADSVWVHKVPYDQYPKFHTLDRNLETDVAVIGAGISGITTAYELVRRGKNVVMLEARDVLSGETGRTSGHLTNDLDDGFVEIAKKHGEGGAKIAAESHAWARDRIGQIAQELGIECEYRRLPAYDISQFPVGHEKHDQEIDELKQETEMQKKIGMHTRFDPNLKVKGWSGNIDQRGGMVVDNQATFHPTQYLVGVLNWLKQQPNFQCYTRTRVMSVAEKGVEVLGLGHKRVEIQTENGHTVKAENAVEATCVPLQKLSVITELEFYRSYCIAIRVPKGSIEDCLLYDNAEEYKYVRLTACDDKDDYLVVGGCDHKVGQEETTPRYAELEQWTRERFPQAGKIDYQWSGQIFEPVDFLGFIGKNQGCDKIYIVTGDSGDGLTHGTLAGKLIADEIEGNTVTNDWATLYAPNRLASILKSLPSLISHDLQINAQYKRFLQSDITDIEDLAPGCGGVLNPKTKKPMAVYKDENGQVHTYSALCPHLKGVVCWNSAEKSFDCPVHGSRFSKEGICVTGPAKANLSPMDKGGEVDQGIAVGAE; from the exons ATGGCACTCGCAACCCTTTCTCTTTCCACCCGAACGACGGCTAGGGCCATTCAAAGAAATTTCATAACTAAACAACCAACAGCTTCGCGCCTGTCATTTCCCGTATGTGGTGACGTCACCAGACCATTAACAGCACCCTTCGCAACCGCCTATATGCACACAGCTGTTTCATCTCGAACAAAtacctccccatcctcctcccgcaaCACCTCACCAAGACTCCAATTCTTCCCTCGCTACTCTCAAGTCAACAAGTTTCCCCTCGCCGCAACCATGGCCACTATTGCCAGTTCAAACCCTCAGCACACGATGCAGACCTCGGGGGCCGCCGACTCGGTTTGGGTCCACAAGGTCCCCTACGATCAATACCCCAAGTTTCACACCCTCGACCGCAATCTCGAGACAGATGTAGCCGTCATCGGTGCCGGCATCTCTGGCATCACGACCGCCTACGAGCTCGTCCGCCGCGGCAAGAATGTTGTTATGCTTGAGGCACGTGATGTGCTTTCTGGTGAGACAGGTCGCACATCCGGCCATCTGACCAACGACTTGGACGATGGTTTCGTTGAGATTGCAAAGAAGcacggggagggtggtgccaAGATTGCCGCCGAGAGTCATGCCTGGGCGAGGGACAGGATTGGGCAGATCGCCCAAGAGCTTGGGATTGAGTGTGAATACCGTCGTTTGCCTGCTTACGACATTAGCCAGTTTCCTGTTGGGCATGAGAAGCATGACCAGGAGATCGATGAGCTGAAACAGGAGACCGAAATGCAGAAGAAGATCGGCATGCACACCAGGTTTGAT CCCAATCTGAAGGTCAAAGGTTGGAGTGGCAACATCGACCAGCGAGGTGGTATGGTGGTTGACAATCAGGCGACCTTTCATCCAACCCAGTATCTCGTTGGTGTGCTCAACTGGCTGAAGCAGCAGCCCAATTTCCAGTGCTACACCCGCACTCGGGTCATGTCGGTCGCGGAAAAAGGTGTCGAAgttcttggcctcggccaCAAGAGGGTCGAGATTCAGACGGAGAATGGGCACACGGTGAAAGCCGAGAATGCCGTGGAGGCGACGTGCGTGCCGCTGCAGAAGCTGTCGGTCATTACCGAGTTGGAGTTCTACCGGAGTTACTGCATTGCCATCCGCGTACCCAAAGGCAGCATCGAGGACTGCCTACTGTATGACAATGCCGAGGAGTACAAGTACGTACGCCTGACAGCTTGCGACGACAAGGATGACTACTTGGTTGTTGGCGGCTGCGATCACAAAGTTGGCCAGGAGGAGACAACACCGCGGTATGCTGAGCTGGAGCAGTGGACTCGTGAGCGGTTTCCTCAGGCTGGTAAGATTGATTACCAGTGGAGCGGGCAGATCTTTGAGCCAGTCGACTTCTTGGGATTCATCGGCAAGAATCAGGGCTGTGATAAGATTTACATCGTGACGGGAGACTCTGGCGATGGACTGACACACGGGACGCTTGCTGGGAAGCTCATTGCGGACGAGATCGAGGGCAACACAGTCACCAACGATTGGGCCACGCTGTATGCGCCGAACCGGCTCGCGAGTATCCTCAAGAGCTTGCCGAGCTTGATCTCGCACGACTTGCAGATCAATGCCCAGTACAAGCGCTTTCTGCAGAGCGACATCACCGATATTGAGGATCTTGCGCCTGGCTGCGGCGGTGTGTTGAATCCG AAAACCAAGAAGCCCATGGCTGTCTACAAGGACGAGAACGGTCAGGTGCATACGTACAGTGCTCTCTGCCCTCACCTCAAGGGTGTAGTTTGCTGGAACTCTGCTGAGAAGAGCTTTGACTGCCCGGTGCATGGCAGTCGCTTCTCCAAGGAGGGCATCTGTGTGACTGGACCTGCGAAGGCGAACCTGTCGCCGATGGACaagggtggggaggttgaccAGGGCATTGCTGTCGGGGCGGAATAA
- a CDS encoding hypothetical protein (CAZy:GT15; COG:G; EggNog:ENOG503NWWJ) — protein MKFLLHPSLQAIPRRLPRSRRVNLVFRLSALILLLSVLEAFYHSQVSLSIPRPAEHHNLDEPFSIGCQDVSKLVTRPRESAVLVMLARNSELKEARKTVENVEERFNKWFNYPVLFLNNEPWSEEFVRGMKEVVSGEVRFEVIPEGIWGPTAGLTEEVVGEYLRKQKEEGVYKGEIEGYHHMCRFYSGEFYNLDALKEYKYYWRLEPGVSYGCSLTYDPFVMMADRGKKYGYTVALWEEPNTCPSLFRTVDEFRTQNNIPMHPNWKAMIDEETNWLLKPAPIRWLLGKVLRREHYDIKGEKWNLCHYWSNFEIADLDFFRGEQYQKLFRHLDKTGGFYRERWGDAPIHSLAVHLLLGAKEMHHFSDVGYYHEPFWQCPQNAKGKQLLDNEMIGKAPKGMSEEQEGGHGCRCECGLGKKGDWRRRNNRGICLEKLQRPAAYVRPSWWDLRRRRWPYSVGFDEEGRYVM, from the exons ATGAAatttctcctccatcctTCCCTCCAAGCCATACCGCGCCGCCTGCCCCGCTCCCGTCGCGTGAACCTCGTGTTCAGACTCTCGGCGCTGATACTCCTGCTCTCCGTCCTCGAGGCCTTCTACCACAGCCAGGTGTCGCTGTCGATCCCCCGACCGGCCGAACATCATAATCTTGACGAGCCGTTCTCGATTGGATGTCAGGATGTTTCCAAGCTGGTGACGCGGCCGCGGGAGAGCGCGGTGCTGGTCATGCTGGCGAGGAACAGCGAGCtcaaggaggcgaggaagacggtggagaatgtggaggagaggtttaACAAGTGGTTCAACTACCCGGTGCTGTTTCTGAACAATGAGCCCTGGAGCGAGGAGTTTGTCAGGGGGATGAAGGAGGTTGTGagtggggaggtgaggtttgAGGTCATACCCGAGGGGATATGGGGACCGACTGCGGGGttgacggaggaggtggtgggggagtaTTTGAGgaagcagaaggaggagggggtgtatAAGGGGGAGATTGAGGGGTATCATCACATGTGTCGGTTTTATTCTGG TGAATTCTACAACCTCGACGCCCTGAAAGAATACAAATACTACTGGCGCCTCGAGCCAGGCGTCAGCTACGGCTGCTCCCTCACCTACGACCCCTTCGTCATGATGGCCGACCGCGGCAAAAAATACGGCTACACTGTCGCCCTCTGGGAGGAACCCAACACGTGCCCCTCGTTATTCCGAACCGTCGACGAGTTCCGAACGCAAAACAACATCCCTATGCACCCCAACTGGAAAGCCATGATTGACGAGGAGACGAACTGGCTGCTGAAACCGGCGCCCATCCGCTGGCTGCTTGGGAAGGTCCTCCGTCGAGAACACTACGACATCAAGGGCGAGAAGTGGAATTTGTGTCACTATTGGTCCAACTTTGAAATTGCAGACTTGGATTTCTTCAGAGGGGAACAATACCAGAAACTGTTTAGACATTTGGATAAAACGGGGGGTTTTTACCGGGAGAGGTGGGGAGACGCGCCGATTCACTCGCTGGCGGTGCACTTGCTGCTTGGGGCGAAGGAGATGCATCATTTTAGTGATGTTGGGTATTATCATGAGCCTTTTTGGCAGTGTCCTCAGAATGCCAAGGGGAAGCAGCTTTTGGATAATGAGATGATTGGCAAGGCACCGAAGGGGATGAGTGAGGAGCAGGAAGGGGGCCATGGGTGTAGGTGTGAGTgcgggttggggaagaagggagactggaggaggaggaataaTAGGGGGATTTGTCTGGAGAAGTTGCAGAGGCCGGCGGCGTATGTGAGGCCTAGTTGGTgggatttgaggaggaggaggtggccgTATTCGGTTGggtttgatgaggaggggagataTGTGATGTAG